The Sphingosinicellaceae bacterium genome includes the window CCGTCGACGCGGACCCGCTTCAGCTTCGACATCGGCATGCGCCAGCTCGGCGGCTCGGCGATCGTGTCGAGCGCGGGCGACATGCAGCTCGGGCGCGGCGAGAGCATCGCCGACACGGCGCGGGTGCTGAGCCGCTTCGTCGATGCGATCATGCTCCGCGCCGATCTCCATGCCACGGTCGAGGCGCTGGCCGAGTCCGCATCGGTGCCGGTGATCAACGGGCTGACCGATCTCGGTCACCCCTGCCAGGCGATGGCCGATCTGATGACCGTCGAGGAGCGCCTCGGACAGCCGGTCGAGGGCACCTGCTGGGCCTGGCTCGGCGACGGCAACAACATGGCGCACTCGCTTATCGAGGCCGCCAGCGTCATGGATTTCGACCTCAAGCTTGGCGTTCCCCACGGCTATGACCCCGACCAGGCGGTCATGGCGACGGCGTGTGCGCGCGGCGGTTCGCTCGACGTGGTCCGCAGCGCCAAGGCCGCGGTCGAGGGTGCGATCGTTGTCGTCACCGACACCTGGGTGTCGATGGGCCAGGCCGAGACCAAGGACAAGGTCGGCGCGATGACGCCGTTCCGCGTCACCCCCGACGTCATGGCGGCCGCCCTGCCCGATGCCGTGTTCCTGCACTGTCTTCCGGCCCATCGCGGCGAGGAAGTCACCGACGCGGTTATCGACGGCGCGCAGTCGGCGGTCTGGGACGAGGCCGAGAACCGGCTGCACGTGCAGAAGGCGATCCTGCTCTGGTGCCTTGGGAAAATCGGCTGAGCTTCCTATCTGGGTGAGCCTGCCCGCCCAACGCACGTCATCCCGGCGAAAGCCGGGACCCATCTCCCGAATTCCGGTGATGGGTCCCGGCGTTCACCGGGATGACGATTGATTTTACGGAACGCTCGCCATGCTGACCGAAACCCTCGCCCCAATCGCCGACCGCTCGCTCGGCTTCTCCGTCGCCGACCGCAACGTGCGCGGCCGCGTCGTGCGCCTCGACGCCGCGCTCAACGCGGTGCTGGCGGCGCATGATTACACGGAGCCGGTCGCGCGCCTGCTGGCGGAGGCGTTGACCCTGACGGCGCTGCTCGGCGGCACGTTGCAGGACGGCGCGGCCCAGATGACGCTGCAGGCCCAGTCGACCGGCGGCGCGGTCGACCTGCTGGTCTGCGACTATCGCGGCGGGCAGGTCCGTGGCTACGTCCGCTTCGACCGCGACGCGGTCATCCCGGGGGGCATGAGCCTGCCCGGCCTCTTCGGCACCGGGCACCTCGCGATCACCCTCGACCCGACCGCGAGCAGCGAGCGCTACCAGGGCATCGTGCCGCTGGAGGGGGCGAACCTCAGCGAGGCGGTCACCGGCTATTTCGAGGGTTCCGAACAGCTCCCCACCCTCGTCAGGGTCGGCATATCGGGCAGCGCGGAAACCGGCTGGATCGCCGGCGGCATCCTGGTCCAACACCTCGCGCGGAGCGAGATCGGCGGCGAGCGGCTGTCGGTCGCCATCGACGAAGGCCGCGCCCACCCGGACTGGGAGCATGTCGTCGCGCTAACCTCGACGGTCAGCGATGCCGAACTCACCGACCCCGACCTGACCGCAGAGACTCTGCTGTGGCGGCTGTTCCACGAGGAGCAGGTGCGCGTCGTCGAGGGGCCGGTGCCCGGCCGTGGCTGCCGCTGCTCGCCGACCCACATAGCGACCGTGCTCGGCAAGTTTCCGGAGGCGGAGCGGGTTCAGATGCGTGGCGACGACGGCAAGGTCCGTGTCGACTGCGAATTTTGCGCGCGGACGTGGGTGATCGAGGTTTAGGACCGGCCCCGAACGCCGGGTGTCATCCCGGGCTGACAATGAGAGCAGTTGCAACGCCGTCCAAGCTGGACAGTCGCCGAAAATACGAGGGGCGACCCGCTGGGCCGCCCCTCGCTGCAGGCTAGAAGTGGAAGACCAGCGCAGCCGACGGGCGGATGCTCTGGAGGTCATAGGTGTCGACCGCGAGACGCAGCCGGACGCCTGAGTTCTTGGCAAGGCCACCGAGCCCGATGCTCTTCGGGCCGACTTCGACGCCGAGGCCATAGACCTCGTTGCGATCGTTGCCGAAGCCGTGGCGGCCTTCGATCCAGCGGTAACCGGCGCGGACGAAGATCAGCCCGCTCTCACCAGCGCGCAGGCCGATGCGGCCCATCGCGCCGTATTCCCACTTGATGTCCTGGAAGCCGCGGGCACCCTGACCCTCGACGCCGACGACGACCGGCCC containing:
- the argF gene encoding ornithine carbamoyltransferase yields the protein MRHFLDLATPGKAALRTILDEAHRRKAARAGLPKGALDSDAPLTGHSLAMIFEKPSTRTRFSFDIGMRQLGGSAIVSSAGDMQLGRGESIADTARVLSRFVDAIMLRADLHATVEALAESASVPVINGLTDLGHPCQAMADLMTVEERLGQPVEGTCWAWLGDGNNMAHSLIEAASVMDFDLKLGVPHGYDPDQAVMATACARGGSLDVVRSAKAAVEGAIVVVTDTWVSMGQAETKDKVGAMTPFRVTPDVMAAALPDAVFLHCLPAHRGEEVTDAVIDGAQSAVWDEAENRLHVQKAILLWCLGKIG
- a CDS encoding Hsp33 family molecular chaperone HslO, encoding MLTETLAPIADRSLGFSVADRNVRGRVVRLDAALNAVLAAHDYTEPVARLLAEALTLTALLGGTLQDGAAQMTLQAQSTGGAVDLLVCDYRGGQVRGYVRFDRDAVIPGGMSLPGLFGTGHLAITLDPTASSERYQGIVPLEGANLSEAVTGYFEGSEQLPTLVRVGISGSAETGWIAGGILVQHLARSEIGGERLSVAIDEGRAHPDWEHVVALTSTVSDAELTDPDLTAETLLWRLFHEEQVRVVEGPVPGRGCRCSPTHIATVLGKFPEAERVQMRGDDGKVRVDCEFCARTWVIEV
- a CDS encoding opacity protein, encoding MLKIVIAAALGAATLAAPGVAFAQDTAPATAPDGTRAFGLSPYFGIGGSYQDFDKDVTKGPLTQGNGAHAPAIDAFAGVDVPLGPVVVGVEGQGARGFQDIKWEYGAMGRIGLRAGESGLIFVRAGYRWIEGRHGFGNDRNEVYGLGVEVGPKSIGLGGLAKNSGVRLRLAVDTYDLQSIRPSAALVFHF